In Choloepus didactylus isolate mChoDid1 chromosome 18, mChoDid1.pri, whole genome shotgun sequence, the genomic stretch TTCTTCCTCTTCACCTGGGCGCGGAGGGGTAGGGGCCATGACTTCCGGTTCAGGTGAGTGTCCCTTCGATGACGTCAGGTCACCCTCGGCCGCCCCTCCGGTCCCGCCCCCCACCCTCCCGCGCGCCGGGTGCCCGCGGGGGCGCGTCCCCGACGTCCTACATATACTCAGGTGCGCTGCACCTGCCCGCCCACCGCAGAGGAACCTCTACGCGCGCCGCAGGCTCGGCCGACAGCCCCGGGGACTTTGGGGCCTGCCAGAACCCACAACCGCGCCCAGACGTCTCTCCACCTTTTATTTGAGTAGGGTCGCTGGGACGGCGCGCTGAGAGCCCCGGGCGGAACGGCCGGGCCTCGCCGGACCGCTTTGGTTAGAACCACTCCTCTCGGCGTCACCTGTTCCTTCTGCTGAGCGACCCTCGTCCCTCCCGAGCGAGCGATTTGTGTTTACTTTGGGTGGCAAGAGGATCTGCAGTCACCCGacccaaactttttttttggcctctttgaGGGACTTAAAACTCTACCCCAAGTTGCTTTTTGGAGGGGTCGCTCACCCCCTCCAGGTTTGTTTCCGGCAGGGTCGCCCGCCCGGTGCCCCCAGTCTTTTCTGAGGCCGGGAATGGCCAATTCGGGCCTGCAGCTGCTGGGCTTTTCCATGGCCCTGATGGGCTGGGTGGCCCTGGTGGCGTGCACCGCCATCCCGCAGTGGCAGATGAGCTCGTATGCAGGCGACAACATTATCACGTCCCAGGCCATGTACAAGGGGCTGTGGATGGACTGCGTCACGCAGAGCACGGGCCTGATGAGCTGCAAAACGTACGACTCGGTGCTCTCTTTGTCGGGTAAGGCCGCGGGTCCGACGGGGCGGACGCGCCCAAGGGCCGAGGGCGCGGGTGGGTGCGGGGCAGGGCCCGAGGCCTCATGGCCGACGCCCGGGGTTGCTGGGGAGCCGGCGGGGAGAGGAGGAAGCGGAAGCGGCCGGGCCTGGGCAGCGGGGCTGGGCAGGAGCTGCCCGGGAGCCGGGACGGGAGTCGGGGGCGGCCGGACGTGGGCCTGCACCGAGGCTGGCAGCGCCCCTCTCCCGCCCACCGCGGGGTCGTCCTCCCCGGCTGGCCGTCCGCAGCCCTCTCCTCCTCGTGGGGGTgttggggtggcagccaggttaGGCCGGGGTCGCCACCCCCCTCGCCGCCCCGGGCGGGTCCTGGCCTCCACCATCTCCCGCCCTTTTCTCCCGGACAAAAGGGGGCTGGCGTCGGTGGTCGCGGGCCGGGGCCCAGGAGCCGCGCCGGCTGCCAGACGCGGGCGGCCGCCTGTGGCCTCTAATCTTATCGGCTGATTAGGCGAAGCCACAAGCCCCGTGGCCTCGATAGCGGGGTCAGAGCTGGGCCGCGGCCGGGATCCGCGGCGGGTGCGGCGCTTCGGGCCGCCGCCTCGGCTTCTCTTCGCCGCTCCCCCCTTCCCCCTACCCGGGGCTGTTTCATCGAAACCCTGGCGCCCCGGGCGGGTCCCTGGGCAGGGAGAGGGCGGGGCGGGGACGGGAAGGCCGCGGTGTCGCTAGGGGGCGGGATCCAGCCGGTTCTGGCCGCGGCCAGACCCGACTCCCGGCAGGGCGAGGGTCCGCGGGTTAGCGGGCGCGACGGCCGGAGCTGCCCAGTGTCCCGCAATGACGGCGTCCCCCCGCGTTCCCCGCAGCGGCCCTGCAGGCCACTCGAGCCCTAATGGTGGTCTCCCTGGTGCTGGGCTTCCTGGCCATGTTCGTAGCCACGATGGGCATGAAGTGCACGCGCTGCGGGGGAGATGACAAAGTGAAGAAGGCCCGGATAGCCATGACCGGAGGCATCGTTTTCATCGTGGCAGGTGGGCCCCAGGGCCAGGGCAGGCTCACCTCGGCACACCGAGGTGGGGGCGGGCAGGGTGCCAGGTCGGGGCTCACACATCTCAACCCCCCTTCTCTCCCCAGGTCTGGCTGCCCTGATAGCTTGCTCCTGGTATGGCCATCAGATTGTCACAGACTTCTATAACCCCTTGGTCCCCATGAATGTTAAGTAAGTCTGGGAGCCCTGCCTCCCAGGGTTCTGGGATGAGGAAGGCAGAAGCATGACCGAGTTTCTCACCCCATCCCATTTCTCCACAGGTATGAGTTTGGTCCTGCCATCTTTATTGGCTGGGCAGGGTCTGCTCTGGTCATCCTGGGGGGTGCACTGCTGTCGTGCTCCTGTCCCAGGAGTGGCAACAAAGCTGCGTACCCCTCGCCCCGCTCCTACCCGAAGCCCAACTCTGCCAAGGAGTATGTGTAAGCTGGGACCCCCTCGGCCCAGCCTGTGGGCAGGGTGTGGGGCAGAGCCGACCTGGTCCCTCCCGCTCTGCACACCATGTACAGTTCTccgaggggggtgggggtggggacaaaaAGAAGGGAGGGTGTGCTTTTTGtacagtaataaaaatgttttggaaaatagGCTTTTTTCCCTTCAGGgcctctgctttcttctggtCCAGAGTGTTGTACCTAATGTACACATACCTCAGCTCAGACCAAAAACTACTTACTAAGCACCAATGCTGtgcaagcccccccccccccattttactttcattgttAATTCAGGCCCCGACACCTTGGCTATGAACTGGCAGATCCAGTGCTCTTCACTCATCTATTTCCACCCTCCATCCCCGGCCCACCCCTTTCAACTCTTGCTTAAAGAGCTACCAAagagtctctttttttttgttaaaaaaataaagatttttattagGCATGGGGGGAGCCCTATTTGCTCACCTCCTCCTATGCCCTTATCTCACTTTCTGTCCTGATCAGCCGCTGCTCCCTGGCCCAGAAGTCACAGGGGAGGGCCTCCATAGACAAAGGGCACAAAGCAGGGGGCAGGGacaggcagggggcagggacagGCACAGGCCAACACAAATGGCAGAAGGATGCTCCTAGGCCCaatttccccacccccacccctccagtcACAGTCTAGCCAAGACTCTTGGCCAGTCAAATATCTAGGTCATCATCTGGGTCTTCTTGGTCCAGGTCATCGTAAGCATCTGGCTCGTAGAAGATACGGCTGGTAGCTTGCTTTGGCCCGGGGCACAGCAGAGCCTGCTGTCTGAGGAGGGATAAGGCGAGAATTGGTGCTGGTGACAGTGGGTAACGTGGGTCATGTCTGGATACCACCCCTCTTGGGCCTCCATGTTTTCTTGGTCCAAGTCTGCCTCCCCTTTCTCTGATCTCTGTTTTAATTAGTACTAAAACACCATATGGTACTGGGATAGATATTCTTGTGCAACTGTCCCATACCAAATTCTCAGCAGCTTGAGGGCAAGGATTCTGTCCCAGTCTTGCTTCACCCACCCCCACACTGGGCACGGAATAGCAGGCACCTGCTAAACCCTTGTTAAACTGCCTGCACCACACCCATCTGGCTTCCTGTGTTCTTAGCTCTGTTGCCAGGAGACAGGGCCACCTTCTCAGGGTATGGTCTGGCTCAGCCCAGGCCCAGGTTGCTTGGGGGACAACTGTGGAGCCGGGGCACAAGGCTCAAATGGAGAGAAAAGAGACATAAAGGCCCTTTGCCACAGTCGGGTAGTGAATGGATAGAGAACCACTCCCTGAACTTGTCTCTGGAGGTGGACTTCACCCCTTATAAAAGAGTTAATCAATAACCTGCTGTCACTACCTCTTCCTGGCCCAGATGCTGGGCTCTGCTCGGGGACCCAGGTGCCTAGGCCCTAACCTTACTTTTCAGAGCTGAACTGGAACGGCAAGGTCAGCCTATCTctggcttctctttctttcttggaCAGGCGAAGGTTAAAGGTC encodes the following:
- the CLDN7 gene encoding claudin-7, yielding MANSGLQLLGFSMALMGWVALVACTAIPQWQMSSYAGDNIITSQAMYKGLWMDCVTQSTGLMSCKTYDSVLSLSAALQATRALMVVSLVLGFLAMFVATMGMKCTRCGGDDKVKKARIAMTGGIVFIVAGLAALIACSWYGHQIVTDFYNPLVPMNVKYEFGPAIFIGWAGSALVILGGALLSCSCPRSGNKAAYPSPRSYPKPNSAKEYV